Genomic DNA from Rhodothermus bifroesti:
CAATGCAGCCGAATTGCTAACCCAGCTAGCCCGTAAGGCCCGCATTCCGGTTACTACCACGCTGCACGGCTTAGGTGCTTTTCCGGAAGATGATCCCCTAGCGCTGGGCATGTTGGGAATGCATGGTACCTGGTATGCCAACCAAGCCGTGCAGCATGCTGACCTAATCATTGCGGTGGGGGCACGTTTTGATGATCGGGTAACGGGCAAGCTCGATAGCTGGGCACCCTATGCCAAGATCATTCATATTGACATCGATCCCTCTTGCATTTCCAAAAACGTACCTGCCGATTGCGCCATTGTGGGTGATGTGCGGGAGGTATTGGAGCAGCTGTTGCCTCTAGTAGAACCTAAGGATACCAAAGAATGGCTGGCTAAGATTGAAACCTGGCGTGCTGAATGCCCGCTTACCTATGAGCAGGGCGATGGTAAGCTGCGGGCGCAGTACGTCATCGAACGTCTGCGGGCCAAAACTGGTGGCCATGCCGTAGTTGTTTCCGACGTAGGCCAGCATCAAATGTGGACAGCCCAGTACTTCCGCTTTTTGCATCCACGCTCGCACATTACTTCAGGTGGACTGGGTACGATGGGCTTTGCCTTGCCGGCTTCTATTGGTGCAGCTTTTGGCCTGCGCGGTCGCAAGGACGTGCCTGTCCTCTGCATCAGCGGTGATGGAGGCTTTGTCATGAATGCCCAAGAGCTAGGCGTAGCCGCAGCCCATCGACTGCCGATCAAAGTGGCTGTGATCAACAACAATTTTCTCGGCATGGTGCGGCAGTGGCAAGAGCTGTTTCACGAAAACCGGTTCAGCCACACCGACCTCAGCGATACCAATCCGGATTTTGTTAAGCTGGCCGAAGCCTATCACTGCGTGGGCCTGCGCGCCACGCGTCCAGAAGAAGTCGACACTGTGCTCGAAGAAGCCTGGAAAGTGACCGATCGGCCGGTGGTGATAGACTTCCAGGTCGTCAAGGAGGAACTCGTGTTCCCCATGGTGCCGGCCGGCGCTTCGACCAGCGAAATGATTACGAAACGTATGACGCCTAACGCATTCGTCTGAAAAGGCCATGGCTACAGAAGCTCCCACACTAACCCCGCAGCAAATCGTTCGCAAACGCAAAACAGGCGAGCCTTTGTTGCCTGGGGAACCTGAACAGGCGCACCGTCACACGATTGCCGTTTTGGTGGAAAACACCATTGGTGCCCTCATCCGGGTGGTCAACCTATTTTCTGCCCGCGGCTTCAACCTGGAAAGCGTTACGGTCGGCGAGACGGACGATCCGACTGTCTCGCGCATGACGATTGTGACCACAGGCAATGACCGCATCGTCGGCCAAGTGCTTCGGCAGCTGGAGCGGCTGATCGATACGCTCCATGTCGAAGACCTGACGGGCAGCTCCTTCGTTGAGCGCGAGCTTTGCCTGCTTAAGGTGCGCTATACCGCCGAAAACCGGGCCGCCATTATGGATACGGTCGAAATCTTTCGGGGCAAAGTGGTCGACATCACGCCAGATACGATGACCTTTGAACTCACCGGGCCCACTTCGAAAATTGAGGCTTTCATCCAGCTGATGAAGCCCCACGGCATTCTTGAGGTGGCCCGAAGCGGCCGTGTAGCGATGCGTCGCGCTTCTGGAAGTTGGCTTACGCACGAAGATCCTTCGCTAAACCTTCCTGCAGCACGCTAAATTTTGCACTAACCATGAACGTCATCTACGACGCTGATCTGTCGCTCATTCGCAGCAAAAAGGTCGCTGTTATTGGCTTTGGCAGTCAAGGACATGCCCATGCCCTGAACTTGCACGACAGTGGGGTAAACGTCGTTGTGGGGCTGCGCCCAGGTTCAACGTCGGCAGCGCAGGCACAAGCCCAGGGACTCACCGTGCGCTCTATCGCCGAAGCTGCAGCCTGGGCCGATGTGATCATGGTCCTGATCCCAGATCAGCACCAAAAGCGGATCTACGAAAGCGATATCGCCCCTCATCTTAAGCAGGGCAAAGCGCTGGCTTTTGCGCATGGGTTTAACATCCACTACGGTCAGATCCAGCCGCCGGCTGAAGTGGACGTCTTTATGGTGGCGCCTAAATCCCCCGGACATCTGGTGCGCCGCACTTTCCAGGAGGGCAATGGTGTGCCTTGTCTGGTGGCTGTAGCCCAAGATGCAACCGGACAAGCCCGCCAGCTGGCGCTCAGCTATGCTGCAGCTATTGGCGGCACGCGCGCTGGGGTGATCGAGACCACGTTCAAAGACGAGACGGAAACCGACCTGTTTGGCGAGCAGGCTGTGCTCTGCGGAGGCTCTGCTGAGCTTATTAAGGCAGGTTTTGAGACCCTCGTCGAAGCTGGCTATCCGCCTGAGCTGGCCTACTTTGAGTGCCTACACGAGCTTAAGCTGATCGTTGACCTCTACTACGAAGGCGGGATTTCCTACATGTACTACTCCGTCAGCGATACGGCCGAGTACGGCGGCTATACGCGCGGTCCGCGCGTTATCGGACCTCAGGTTAAGGAGGAGATGAAGCGCATTTTGGCCGAAATCCAGTCGGGTAAGTTTGCCCAGGAGTGGATCAATGAGTACGCGTCGGGGGAGCAGCATCTGCGAGCCGAGCGGGCCAAAACGCGCCAGCATCCCATTGAAGTGATCGGCCGAAAACTACGCCAGATGATGAGCTGGCTCAAAGCCAAAGAAGTTCCAGCATCTACAACGGCCTAAACGAGCGGCATGAGCACGGCATCTTATCATATTGTAGTGCTGCCAGGCGACGGTATTGGGCCTGAAGTCACGCAGGAAGCCGTTCGTGTGCTTGAGGCAGCAGCCGAAGCGTTGGGTTTCCAAGTGCACATGGAAACGCACCCTGTGGGCGGTGCTGCTATTGAGGCCTTCGGCGACCCTTTGCCCGAACCGGTGCTGGCCGCGTGCCTCAAGGCTGATGCTGTGTTGCTGGGGGCTGTAGGTGGACCCCAGTGGGACAATCTGGATCGCTCACAGCGACCAGAAGCCGGACTGCTGCGGCTACGTAAGGCGTTAGAAGCATATGCCAACCTGCGCCCGGTTGAGGTTCCTGAAGCGCTGGCCAACGCTTCTCCCCTGCGCCCTGAGCTTGTGGCCGGCACGAACCTGCTCATTGTGCGTGAGCTGACCGGAGGTATCTATTTTGGCGAGCCGCGCGGTCGCAATGGCCAAATGGCCTGGAATACGATGCGCTACACGCGCGAGGAGATCGAACGCATTG
This window encodes:
- the ilvB gene encoding biosynthetic-type acetolactate synthase large subunit, translated to MRTDTIPLVRSARPASGTEETATVTSAAPVSGAEIFVRALEAEGVEIVFGHPGGAVIHIYDEIARLKPRFQHVLVRHEQGGTHMAEGYAKATGRVGTVLVTSGPGATNTVTGIADAYMDSVPIVVFTGQVPTKLIGNDAFQETDTIGITRSITKHSFLVRDVRDLAWTIKAAYHIARTGRPGPVVVDLPKDILLAKAPFSYPEEVHLRGYRLPGSPDATLIREAAAMIAASRRPLLYVGGGVITANAAELLTQLARKARIPVTTTLHGLGAFPEDDPLALGMLGMHGTWYANQAVQHADLIIAVGARFDDRVTGKLDSWAPYAKIIHIDIDPSCISKNVPADCAIVGDVREVLEQLLPLVEPKDTKEWLAKIETWRAECPLTYEQGDGKLRAQYVIERLRAKTGGHAVVVSDVGQHQMWTAQYFRFLHPRSHITSGGLGTMGFALPASIGAAFGLRGRKDVPVLCISGDGGFVMNAQELGVAAAHRLPIKVAVINNNFLGMVRQWQELFHENRFSHTDLSDTNPDFVKLAEAYHCVGLRATRPEEVDTVLEEAWKVTDRPVVIDFQVVKEELVFPMVPAGASTSEMITKRMTPNAFV
- the ilvN gene encoding acetolactate synthase small subunit yields the protein MATEAPTLTPQQIVRKRKTGEPLLPGEPEQAHRHTIAVLVENTIGALIRVVNLFSARGFNLESVTVGETDDPTVSRMTIVTTGNDRIVGQVLRQLERLIDTLHVEDLTGSSFVERELCLLKVRYTAENRAAIMDTVEIFRGKVVDITPDTMTFELTGPTSKIEAFIQLMKPHGILEVARSGRVAMRRASGSWLTHEDPSLNLPAAR
- the ilvC gene encoding ketol-acid reductoisomerase — encoded protein: MNVIYDADLSLIRSKKVAVIGFGSQGHAHALNLHDSGVNVVVGLRPGSTSAAQAQAQGLTVRSIAEAAAWADVIMVLIPDQHQKRIYESDIAPHLKQGKALAFAHGFNIHYGQIQPPAEVDVFMVAPKSPGHLVRRTFQEGNGVPCLVAVAQDATGQARQLALSYAAAIGGTRAGVIETTFKDETETDLFGEQAVLCGGSAELIKAGFETLVEAGYPPELAYFECLHELKLIVDLYYEGGISYMYYSVSDTAEYGGYTRGPRVIGPQVKEEMKRILAEIQSGKFAQEWINEYASGEQHLRAERAKTRQHPIEVIGRKLRQMMSWLKAKEVPASTTA